The Gloeobacter morelensis MG652769 genome contains the following window.
CCGGTGGCGGCGGCGGTGTCGGAGAAAAAGCGTACCCCGCCGGCGGCTTTGGCGGTGAACTGGTTGTTGGCACTGGCGACGATGCAGGTGCTGTCGCCGTTCCAGACGAAGCTGCCTTCCATAGACGCGCTTGCGCAGCGTCCGGCAGCGAAGCTGTAGTTGCCTGAAGCGGTGTTGGAATGGCCACCGGGGACGGTGGCGTAGGAGCCGATAGCATCGTTGTAGTATCCCCCGCCCACGGTGGAAGAGTTACCGGAGGCGAGGTTGCCGACTCCCCCGCCCACGGTGGAGGAGGAGCCGGTGGCGTCGTTGTAGTTTCCGCCGCCGATGGTGGCGTTGCCGCCGCTGGCGTAGTTGTCGAATCCGCCGCCGACGGTGGTGGAAGAGCCGACAGCATCGTTGTATCGTCCACCGGCAATGCTGCCGTACACGCCGGTGGCGTAGTTGTAGATCCCCCCGCCCACGCTGCTGTAGCTTCCGGAGGCGATGTTGCTGTACCCCCCGCCCACGGTGGCATAGAATTTGTCGCTTGTAGTCCCGGTGTTGTCGCCGGCCCGGTTGTTGCCGCCGCCCGACACGGTGCCCCAGTCGTCTGTTACAAGGTTGAAGGCGGCACCGGTCGAACCGCCGCCCCCGATCGTCCCTCCCTGCACCCCGGCGGTGACTGAATTGTTTGCACCGTTGTGGACGACGTTGGGAACCGTCTGGGCGTAAGCTGCGCTGCTTGCGAAGGTGAGCAACGCCGCCGCACAAACATTGCACGCGAGTTTGCGTTTCATGTGGGTAGATTCTCCATACGATGATTTTTCGATTGCCAACACAATCAAACCGGCGCTCTGAGCCGAGCCAGGGGCTGTGTGGCCTCGTTTTGCAGACAAAAGGCCAAACATTGCCCTCAACAAACCGCTCGGCAGAACACCGATCGCCACCTCCGGGTTTGTAAAACCTGGGGGTCTACTGACCCAATATCCGGTGGGTCCTTCAGGATTTAGCGGTTTGTTTTTTTCACAGCCCCTAAACTGACGTCAGTTCGGGTTAAGCATTGAGCTGGTCGGCATCAGACGCCACCGACGGCTTGTTCGGTTTGTGGCAGTAGGCAATCAACCCACACACCAGGTTCACCAAAAAATTCACTTCGCTGCGATGGCGGGTGTGCTCTATCTGCGAAATGTTCTTCAACTGGTCATTGATTGCTTCGATGATCCCGCGCTTGCGCAACAGCAGTTTGTCCGTCATCACCATCAGCCGATTGGTCATCTTGCGCCGCAACTTGGTGATCAGCGCCATGCCCAGCTCCTCGCGCAATTGCCTGCCAAGCTTGCTGCTGATGTAGCCGCGGTCGCCAAACACTTTGCCGTGCAAGTCTTTGAGCAGTTCAGGCACAGGCTTGCGATCGTCAGTGTTCCCAGCCGTCACGCTCATCGCCAGCAATTCGCCGCGCTCATTGACCACCAAGTGCAGCTTGAAGCCGTAAAACCAGCCCACCGAGCTTTTGCCCCAGGCGGCCAGACCGACAAAGACTTTGTGGGCGTGGACGCGGCGCACATGGCAGACGGCAAGTGGAGTCGAATCGATAAAACTGATGCCGGTGCAGGGGCCAAAACAGTGGCGCAGGTAGGCACTGAGCGGCATAAGGGTAGAGGGCATCCACTCGACGAAGCGCGCGTAGCTGACCAGTCCAGGAAAAGCGCTTCGCCAGTAAGCGCAGACCATTTCGGTGTAGAAGGCCTTGAAGTGGCGGTAGGCGGATTGGTGAAAAGCAATCAGAATCGTCAGGATTTCGCTGAGGCAGAGTCGGCGTGGCCGTCGCCTGTGTCGCAGGCCATCGTCGAGCAATTGTTGCTGCCAGAGCGGTTCGAAGCGTTGGCAGAAGTCATCGACATGGCAAAAGAGCGCTTCTAGACTGGGCATAGCGAGCGGTCCGTGGCTTGTGATGTGCTAATCCCAGCCTAGGCGGACCGCCTTTCCTTATCCCGAACTGACGTTAAACTGGGGCACGCGCCTCGGATATGTCAGGGTGAGTGCGCTGCATACCCTTTGCCTGGCCAATTCTAGGTACCTGCACAACCTCAAGCCCACTTGCCGGAGTCTTTTCGATGCATCCCCGGTTCTTCTCGTCGCCCCCACCGACCCTTGGCCAAAGACTGCACACCCTGGCTGTCCAACTGCAACCGGTGCTGCGCCGGTGGCGACAGATTGCCTGCGACGGGTCGGTGGCTGCGGCTGCGCGCCGCGCTTTGCTGCGCGATCTCGACAAAGAGGCCCGCCAGGCCAATCGCGCCGAGTTTTTGCAACTTGTCGAGCGATTGTGCCGCGGCTATTGCAGCCGCAAGAAAGTCGGCTCCCATCCGGCTTTTGACCTGGAATTATTTGTCGAAGAAGTCAAGGTACTGGCACTGTCGCGGCTGGAGGAATTTGATCCCGCCTATCCCTTTCACGGCTGGTTTACAAGCTATATCTTGCTGCCGGTGTACAAAAGCCTCGGCCGCAGCGTCGTGGTCACCTGGGAGAACCGCACTCCCAGAACAGAGCAGGGGCGCTTCGCGCGCTGGCAGGCCCAGCAACTGCTCAGTGCCCGGTCGATGGCCGGTCCGTTCTACGCCGAAAATCACCAAGAGGAGTATCTGGCTATGGCGGAATGGGTGCCCGACCCAAAGGCCCTTCCGGAGGACGAACTGCTCGAACAACATTGCCGCGAGCGCTTCGTGGAGGCGCTGAAAAGCTTGAACGAATCCGAGCAGACGCTGCTGACGCGCATCTGCCTGCGCGGCGAATTGCAAAAGGAAGTGGCCCGCTCGGTAGGTCTGACACCAGGACGGATCAGTCAAAAACTCAAGCACATCTACGAAAAACTGGCCCGCGAACTCGGTGAACACTTCCGTCACGACTGTGGCCAGACCAGCTTCTGCCGGGAATGGCAGAGCGCAGATGTGCTCCTGGATTCGGCCGGGCAGTCCGCCGGTTGTGAAGCGCGCCTGGCGCGGGCGATCCCGGCGCTCGTACGCCAAAGCGGCTGGGGCGGCGCCATCCACAATCGCGGCCTGCCGGTGGAGAATGTGCAGGAGCAGGCCCTGCTCGATGCCCTCTTTGACCAACCGGCGGCGGGCGCCGCTTTCGATCCGAGAGGATGGCTGCTGGCGGCGGCAGTGGGAGTGGCAGCGGTGGTGATGGTTGGGGTCGGTGAGGACCGTCCAAGGCCGACAGCACCGACCCCAACCATAGCCCAGCGCAATCGGTCGGCACCATCCGAGCTCTCGCCTGCCCTGAAGCCACAGGCTTTGCCCCCCGCTGCCCGCCGGGCCGTTCCTCCCAGCGGCGCTTCCACCCGGCCGCAGGTACATCCTGACGGTGCGCAGCGCAAAACGCCCCGGCTGCCCGAGCAGCTTGCCGCCGCCCCCGCCCGGCCACAGCCGCCACAGGTGCCCGCTGCCCTGCCGGAAGTACTTACCCGGGAGTTGCCCGCCGCCGACACCCGGCAGGCAAAGGCCTACACCGAGCGGCTGTGTGCCAGTTTGAACGCCGCAAATCTCCTGGAGCAACCGCCGCCGGGCTTCGCGCTCCTGGAGGTGGTCCTTGCCGTGCGCGCCGGCAAAGTCGAACTGCAAGCAGACTCCACCCGTGCAATCGACCCCGACGACGCGGCGCAGGAGACGCTCTGGCGCGAGGCCCTGCGCCGCGTCGCCGGCGGGGAACTGCCGCTGTGGCCCCAGGCGGTCAACGCCACAGTGCATTACTATGTCAGCCTCGACGTAGATCAGCGCAAGTGGACCTGTCAGCCGGTGTCACCGTAGCTTCGCCGGCACACAGTGCCGTCCACGCGCGAATGAGGGGCAACAAGATGACACATGGACATCTGCGAATCGCCCGGCACCTGCTGACGGCGTTGTTGCTGTCAGCAACGGGCGGCGCTGTCGGGACAGGGATTCGGGCGCAACCGCAGGAGCCTACCGAGGTGCAACAGCTGCGCGAACAAGCCGGGCAGTTCGAGAAAGCCGGACAGTATCGCCAGGCGATCGAAAGCCTGCAGCGCGTGGTATCTGTGCAGCAGCAGACCCCGGATCCCCTGCCGGAGTTGATGGCTGCAAGCCTGAGGCAGCTGGCGAACTTGCATCGCCTGATGGGGGAGTACAACCAGGCAGAAACGTTCGTTCGTCAGGCGGTGGCACTGTGCGAACGGCAGCTGAAGCCGGGGCATCCCGAGGCGGCTGCAGGCTTCTATGTCCTGGCGCTGGTGCACCGCGACCGGGGGGATTACTTGCAGGCGGAGCCGTTGTTGCAGCGCGCTCTGGCTGAGCGCGAACGGGCCTTTGGAGCACAACATCCGGAGGTGGCCAGAACCCTCAACAGTTTGGCCAACCTGTACGCCGAACAGGGCGCCTACCGGCAGGCGGAGCCACTCTACCGGCGCACCCTCGCCATCTGGGAGCAACAGCACGGCCGCAGCCATCCGCAGGTGGCAAGCACCCTTGTCAATCTGGCGCTTCTGTATAGCGAACAGGGCGCCTACCGGCAGGCGGAGCCGCTTTACCGGCGCGCCCTCGCCATCGGCGAGCAAAAACTGGGGCCGCAGCACCCGAGTGTAGGCGTGACCTTGCAAAACCTCGCCATCCTCGCAGCAGAACAGGGCAACCCTCAGGAGGCAGAGACGTTGTTTCGGCGCGCCCTGGCCATCGGCGAGCAGACCTTTGGCCCTGAACATCCGACTGTGGCTGCCGTCCTGGGGAATCTGGCCGACTTGCAGGCCCAGCAGGGTGACTTGGAGCAGGCGGAGCCGCTTTACCGGCGCGCCCTCGCCATCGGCGAGCAAAAACTGGGGCCGCAGCACCCTTTTGTCGCCGACACCCTTGGCAATCTGGCCCGGCTTTGTGCCCAAAAAGGCGACGACCGACAGGCCGAAGCGCTGTTTGAGCGGGCGGTTGCCATCTGGAAGAAGACTTCCGATCTGCGCCAGCCCAAAGCCGCCCGGCTGCTGGCCGACCAGGCGATCTTCCTGGCAGCCCAAAACCGACTGGCGGCGGCGGTTGAATCGATGCATACCAGTCTTGAGCTACAGGAGGCGAACGCTGCGCTCAACCTGGCGGTAGGCTCCGAAAACCGGAAGCGGGACTATCTCGCCCTGCTGCAGCAGACCACCGACATTGCCCTGTGGCTGCATCTGCACAGGGCCCCTGCCGATCGCGCGGCGGCCCGCCTCGCCCTAGATACGCTGCTTCGTCGCAAAGCGCGCCTGCTCGATATACTCAGCGACGAACTGCATACTTTGCGCCGCCGCTTAAACACCGGCGACCGGCAACTGTTCGACGCCCTGGCCGACACCCGCCGCCGCCTGGCCGGTCTGATCTTTCGCGGCCCCGGCACGGAGTTGCCCGAACCATACCGGGACACAGTCAAAGCGCTGGCCCGGCAGATCGATACTCTCGAAAGCCAGCTTGCCGAGCGCAGCGCCGCCTTCCGCTCCCACAAACAGAGTGCCGCCGTCACCGTCGATACCGTCGCCAAGGCAATCCCTGCCGGGGCCGTCCTTATCGAACTGGCCGTCTACCGACCCGTTGATCCCCAGGCCGCCCAGAGTATGCGCTTCGGCGCCCCGCGCTACGCTGCCTACCTGTTGAGCGGCGACGGCGCTTTTCAGGCGGTGGACCTGGGCGCGGTTGCACCCGTCGATGGGTTGGTTCGCCCCCTGCGCCAGTTCCTGGGCGACCCGCAGGTGCCGGTCGCCCAGGTGCGCCGGATTGCCCGCCAGTTGCACCGACGGCTGATGCAGCCAGTTGTGGAGCGCCTGCCGTCCGGCACACGGCATCTGCTGCTCTCGGCGGACGGTACCCTCCACTTGCTCCCCTTCGCCGCCCTCCTCGACGAACGCAATCGCTATCTGGTCGAAGATTTCGCCATTGGCTATCTCGATTCCGGGCGCGAGCTGCTGCGCCTGGGTTCCGGACAACCGCTCAGCCGTCAGCCGCCCCTCATCCTCGCCGACCCGGACTACCGGCGCACCGGCTTGGCAAGTGCCCGCCGCACTAAAGGTTCCGCCCGCACGGTGCCTGCCTTGCGCTCGGTGGATCTCTTCCGGTTGCCGCCGTTGCCGCCGCTGCCGGGTACGGGCCGCGAAGCGCGCAAGCTGGCCAGTTTGCTGCCGGACGCCCGGGTGCTGACCGGCCGTCGCGCCACCGAAAATATCCTCAAGCAAACCCCGGCGCCGCGCATCCTGCACCTGGCCACCCACGGCTTTTTCCTGGATGCGGTGACCATATCCGGCCAGGCTCCCCCGGCCGTCGTTTCCGAAAATCCGTTGCTGCGCTCAGGGCTGGCCATGGCCGGATTCGATGCGCGCAGCAGCGCAGAGGAGGACGGGGTGCTCACCGCCTTGGAAGTCTCCAGTCTGGATCTGCAGGGCACGGCTCTGGTGGTGTTGTCCGCCTGCGACACCGGTCTAGGTCAGGTGCAGGCTGGCGAAGGGGTCTACGGTCTGCGGCGGGCCTTTGCCCTGGCAGGGGCGCAAAGCCAGTTGGTCAGCCTCTGGAAAGTCGAAGACCAGGCCACTTTGCATCTGATGGAGGCATACTACAGTGCGCTGCACAACGGGCTGGGACGGAGCGAGGCATTAAGACGTGCACAATTACAGTTGCGCGCCGAGCGTCGGCTGGAGCATCCGTTCTATTGGGCGGGTTTCATCCCGTCGGGAGACTGGCGCCCCCTGCCACCGACCCGGCGCACCACCCAAGCGATGAAACGCAGTAGCCCCCTCACCGGGGTGCGCCCTGGCACCTGAGACCTGTATACTGAGCACAATTTTTTGGAAACAGCCCATGGCTTCGACGTCCGGGGGCGGTCTGCGCCGTTCGTTAGGATTGATAGATGGCGCGGCGCTCATCGTCGGCATCACGATTGGCTCCGGTATCTTCGCAAGCCCCGGCCGGGTGGTCGAGCAGGTGGGCTCGGTGGGGATGGCGCTGGCCGTCTGGGTGGTGGGGGGCCTGCTGTCGCTGGCCGGGGCGCTGTGCTACGCCGAACTGGGGGCGGCGTTGCCGGTGGCCGGGGGCGAGTACGCCTACTTGAGCCGTACCCTCGGCCGGCCTTTGGGCTTCCTGTTCACCTGGACCCAGTTTTTTGTGATGAAGACCGGCTCCCAGGCGATTATCAGCATCGTCTTTGCAAGCTACCTGGGCAGCGTCCTCTTTGGCCTCGACCCGCGCGGGGCGGGCCTGGACGGCGACTGGCGCATCAAGGCGATCGCCGTCGCTACAATCTTGCTGCTCACAGCGGTCAACTGCCTGGGGGTGCGCCAGGGAGCGGTGGTGCAGGTGGTCTTCACGGCACTGAAACTGCTGGCCCTGGCCGGAATCATCGCCATGGGCCTTGCCGCCTTCTTCCAGGGCGGCAGCGCCCACTTTGCCGACCCGTTTGCCGGCTCGATCGCCGCGCCGAGTGCCTTTGGCCTCGCGATGATCACCTGCCTGTGGGCCTACGACGGCTGGAACAACCTCAATTACGTCAGTGAAGAATTGCGCGAGCCCGAGCGCAACCTGCCCCGGGCGATCGTCTTTGGCACCCTGGGGGTGATGGTGGTCTACGTGCTCGCCAACGTCGCCTACCTCTCGGCGCTCACCCCCGCCCAGATGGCAGGTTCCCGGGCCGTCGCCACCCACCTGGCGGTGCAGGTGATTGGGCCGATTGGCGGCGTCCTGGTGCCGATTGCCGTGGCAATTTCGACCTTTGGCAGCACCAACGGTTCGCTGATCACCGGGGCGCGCGTCTTTTACGCGGCGGCCCGCGACGGCCAGTTTCCGCGCTTTTTTGGCTACGTGAGTCCCCAGGCAGTGCCCGCCGCGGCGCTGGTGGCCCAGGGAGCGTGGGCGTCGATGCTGGTTTTGCCTGGCGACTTCGGCACCCTGGTCGATTACTTCGGCTTTGCCGCCTGGATGTTCTACGCCCTTGCGGTGGTCGGACTGATGATCCTGCGCGCCCAGGCGCCGGACCTGCCCCGTCCCTATAAAGTCCGGCCCTACCCGCTGGTACCTCTGGTGTTTCTCGCCGCCTCCGGTTTTCTCATCGTCAATTCGCTACTCACCACCCCCCAATCCTGGTTCGCCCTCGGCTTCATGGGTCTGGGTCTGGGGGTATACTTTCTGTTCTTCCGCGTCCCCAGGGTGGCGGTACCGACCACTTCGCAACAATAGACCTCTTGCATGAATAGCGAGTATGGGTCACAAGTGGGGTGGCGACCGTCCCGGTTCTATTGCAAGAATAATTTATGTTACAAATATCTGCAGAATATCTATCTGTTAGGCTGCAAGTCTGAACAGACTCTCAATGAACTTCACCTGCGATTGAATCACGCTTTTATCCACTCCTATTATTTGGCCTTTGCGGATCATGTTCATCACCTCATACCCTTGAATCGTTCGCCATGCCGTTCGTAATCTTTGAAATCCCAGTCCCGGCTTGGTCAGGCGTTTGATGCTTCGACGGTCTTGTTCAACTAGATTATTCAGATACTTCACTTGACGTAACTCACAGCTTTCCGGCAGCATGCCCTCGGCTTTTAGTTCTGTCATTGCCTTGGAATAAGCCGGATCTTGTCCACATTTATCACACGAGGAGTACTGCTATGGCTGGCTTTCAGGGCTTTTCGCAAGAAGCGCCTGGCGGCTTTGGCATCGCGCTTGGCCGTCAGCAAAAAGTCAGGGTGTTGCCTTCAGAATCGACCGCCCGGTACAGATAGCACCAGCGACCCTTGACCTTGATGTACGTCTCATCAACTTTCCAGGAGTCGTTCGTAGGCCGGAGATGCCTCCGGCACCGCTTGTCCAATTCGGGAGCGTAGCCCTGCACCTAACGATAAATAGTCGTGTGTTCGACGGACAGACCACGCTCGGCCACCGGTTCTTCCACCTGTCGATAGCTGAGGGGATACCGCAGATACAAGCGCGCGCACAGCACGATCAGCTCGGGCTGAAAATGTCACCACTTGAACAAGGCAGGCCGACGAGCAGGAGCGCGTTTGTCCATGAATGATCTTTGGGTGAGCTCCCCCACTCAAGCACGCCCAGTTTTTGCAACGGAGCCATTTCTTCCAACTTTCCGGCGTGTATCGCGGCGCTGTCGAAAACTCGTACCAAGCCATTGGATTCTGAGTCGTGAGCGATCCCTGGGCAGCGGTCGACCCCTCTTCTTGACTTGCCCAATCTGAACGCAGGCGATCACAAAAGAATACTTTACGAAACTTAAGATTAAAGGCGTTCTTTTCTCCAACAAAGTAGGCGCAGATGCTAAGAGTGTTGAATCGAAGGTCAAATCAATGAGCAACACAATCCAGATGGGCGACACAAGGATCATCGAGGGCAGATACTGCCGTGTTACCAGATCCGTTTTGCAAGTCACTGGAAATACATGCACCGCCAGTTTCGATCCCGACTGGATAGCCGTAGGTAGCAACGCCCCCGACGCTTCGCCTACAGACAAGTTGGCGTGGGCAATCGGCAACCACCCCGGCACCCATTTCCTGGGCATGCTCAAAACCGATGAGCAGCTCGAAGAGTGGGTGGCTTGCAAAGACGCCAGCATCCGCATCGCCAAATGCGTCGCTGCGGGCGGCCTTGCTAACCCTGACTTTGAGGAGGAGCTAAGAACTGGCGACCTAGACCCAAGCAAGCTGCGGCGATCCCAGTTGTCTGCTCGGCTTTACGTGGTCATGTGGAACTTGATCGAAGCCGACGAGCGACGCATCGTCGAGTCGATGAAGCTCAATTGGCATTGTCCCTTCGACAACGGGCTCGGTCTATTTAATACCCTGCTCAACCAGGATCTGGGACAAGATTTCGCCAATTGCCTGAAGCCCCGTCACGTGTTCAAGGCAAACGATCTCAAACGGAACGCCATGCTCAAGCGCAAATCGCACAAGGGCACATTGACCAAAGTCGAGAGGGCAGAGCTTTACCGGATCATCGACAGCCAGGTGCCCACCCCAAACTGGTGTGAACGCTTCGCGGACGTCTGTAACGCCCTCGCCCGCCGCGGCCACGCCCCAATCGCCACCGCTCTGGACGACTACGGTCGAGCCATCGCTGCTCTATCGGACACGCAGATCCGGGAGCAGTGCGGGCCGGCCAACAATGCCCGACGTCAACATTCCTACAGCTGGGTGAATGGGCGCAGACTGCAAGGCATACAACCCGGATGGAAAGGATAAGGGTAGTGGCAAAAGCTGAGAGATAGGAGGAAAACGGCGGAATCCTTCAGGTGGCCGCTCGGGTGCCCGAACCCGCTCGGCCAAGCATGCGGGCCAGCCTGTTGCCCAACCCCGCCAGGGCCATGACACCGGAGCGGTAATTGGCCATGTACTTGTTCTCGGCTTCGCGGAACTCCTCAGCTGTGATCTTGCCCTCCAAGTACTCCTTGGAAGCTTGACGCAGTTTCCTTTGGCGTTCCACTATGACGACGTTCTTGGACATACTTACACCGATACGGAGCCGATATCCCTGTCCTGTTTGAGTAAGGAGAGAGTTTCTCTTGAGTCAAGCTTACATGCGGCACCTCGATTTTGACAGCGGACATGGGGAGATTGAGTGCGGGAGGGCGCCCCGTTCGCTAAGCGATGAGCATGGCGGCTGCCAGCCGTTCGGCAATCGTTGACAGCAGTTCCTGGATTTGCTCCTTGTCGAAAGTAGAATTGTTGGGGCTGTCTACACAAAGGACGGCTATAGGCTCGCCGGCGGCATCGAGGACCGGTAAGCATATGAATGACCGGTAGCCTGGCTTCCTGCGCGGGTCGAAAAAGATGTAATCTTCGTCGTCTGCCAGCCACTGCCCGTTTCTCTCCAACATGTGGACCACGCGCACTTGCGGCGAGAGGAAAACTTTCGCGGCCACCCCTGGGCGAAAAGTCGGAGCCGGCGACGTCAGAGGAAAAACCGTCCTTTGAACGGTTTCGATCGGGACACGAGCCGTTCGCCACATGGCAAGAGCACCGCCACGGGCGGGGTCCGGGCGCAGCACAGAGATCCTTGTGGCTTCTTGCCCAAGCAGATCCAAGGTGTCCCGTAATAGCTCGTCGACGATGACGTCCAGGCGGGGTGTGTCTTGAGGTGCTGCAGTCTTCTCGCTGAGCAACCTTAGAAGGCTGTCGTCGAGTTTGTTGATAGACACGGCCTTGTCGGTGGCTTCCGTTTGCAGAAGCCAGACGTACAAAAACCACACGAGCGGGAAGCCAAGCAGGAGCAAGCTGGCTAAGGCAAGCTGCCACGTCTTCACACTCACGGTTTGTTCGAGAAAGCCTGGCAGTGTAAGGGCAATTGCGTCAAATCTATTTCCAACGAAGCCGGACCAAGCCGGTATGATCAACATGCCGGAAATCAAAGTGGCAAAGAACTTGAGCCAGTTGGGAGTTGCCTGCCACAGCTGTAGCAGTCGCTTGGGCATCATGCTATTGCTCAAAAACGGGAGTCAGCACAGTTTATCTTCTGCGTCCGAAGCGAACATCGCGCTCACCGGGAACCAGCAGAAGGTGGTTCGATCCCAGATTCCACGTTCAGAGGGTGACAATGGCACGCTGGTTATTTCCTGCATGATGGGCATGGGGGGGCAGATAGGCCAATCATCGGGACGAGCATGGCATGCACATCGCGCTTCAGGACCGGACGTCGGGCAACTGAGGCTAACATGCGATTTTTGAGTCTTCGCGCCGTCAATCGACATCGTCCTTCTCACCGGCAACATCCTCGCCGAACTCGCGTCGGCGCAGTTCGAAAGACTCTTCGCTGCGGCGACGCTCGGCCGCCGCTCTCTGCTCCAGCCTGCGGATATGCCGTTTGGCAAAGTCGCTTATCCGTTGGCGCGGATCAGTAAGCCATGCATCCATCTCCTTTTTCTTTTCCTCATAGGCTTCGACCAAGCCGAATTCACCACGCACGATGCCGGTTGAAGTGAGCGCACTTTCGATCTCACTCAGCAGTTGATCGTTCGGCTCAATGGCCTCGACAACCTGCTTACAAAGGCTATGAAGAAATGCCTCTCCCCTGTAAGTACTAAGTATTCGTACTACGAATTGCAGATCAGTGGCGCTGCCCGTCTGCACAAGCGCTGACAACGCTTGCTCAAACTCAGGCGAAAACTGCGGAAACACTGCCTTGAGCAACCATACACAACTGAAGGCGAACGCCCCCTCGGCCTCGCCATACCAACCTCTCACTGTTGACACGAGCTCGGGCGGGTTCTTCGATAGCAGGTCTGAAAGCCTATGCAACTTGATCGGCATATCGGCGTAGCCATCCGGTCGATCGCTTGGAGCCAGCCGCATCCGTTTGCCGAAGAAGTCGATCACTTTATCCGGCCATTTGGTTGCGATAGCCGCCAAAACCTCTTCCACCTCGTAGTCGTCAATCCTTGGGTGTTGGACGAGGCTTGCAAGCACCACGCCGGCCTGTTCGGCGGACAAAGCTTTGATAAGGGAGCTCTGATTCAGGCTAAGACGCAGCCCATACACCTTGACCCAGTGGGTGTCGTTCTTCTTCGCCAAAAATGCGAGCGCTGGAAGGAAAAGGCGATCAACCAAGCCGCCCGCGACTTCGTCGTGACGCGAGGCGGCAACCCCGACGAGATTGAGGACAGCAAGTGAGTCATCTCGCCCGATGGCCACCTGAAGTGCCTGATCGAGCAGCGCGCCATCAAGTGTCTTGTCAGATTGAAGGTACAAAGAGATCTGGCGGACGTAGCGCCCGTCACTCAGCCACTGTCGCAAAAGGGCTT
Protein-coding sequences here:
- a CDS encoding GAF domain-containing protein, whose amino-acid sequence is MMPKRLLQLWQATPNWLKFFATLISGMLIIPAWSGFVGNRFDAIALTLPGFLEQTVSVKTWQLALASLLLLGFPLVWFLYVWLLQTEATDKAVSINKLDDSLLRLLSEKTAAPQDTPRLDVIVDELLRDTLDLLGQEATRISVLRPDPARGGALAMWRTARVPIETVQRTVFPLTSPAPTFRPGVAAKVFLSPQVRVVHMLERNGQWLADDEDYIFFDPRRKPGYRSFICLPVLDAAGEPIAVLCVDSPNNSTFDKEQIQELLSTIAERLAAAMLIA